One region of Mucilaginibacter gotjawali genomic DNA includes:
- a CDS encoding cadherin-like beta sandwich domain-containing protein → MRLTLPFSSRSFFQLITGNIFLLIISILFFVPNNLSAGVKPVNKSGNNVKEELRNKKVADPVVKPEKNEPGAKFKSAYFSGPPTVSYAGPQTYLAGTAITPLSPTSLGVATPSYSSSTTTLGSGFNIPAGVAVDAQGNVYIGDQNNNVVKKIPAGSNTPVVIASGFSTPDGVAVDAQGNVFVADDGNNLVKEVPFFNGNYGTPIVLGVGFSFLQPFDVAVDTKGNVYVADRGNNAVEEIPVGGGTPFAIGSGFSTPTGVAVDAFGNVYVADNGNSAVKKIPVGGGAPITLGSGFANPFTVSVDGSGNVFVADYGHKLVKEIPADGSPIITLGSGYSFIFGTAVDIFNNVYVTDYGNNAVKKIQPTGGYYINPALPAGLTFNNTTGVISGTPIASSPATNYTITAYNQYGGNSTILNITVNAVAMSYAGPKIYKAGNAIAPLSPTGGGAAAPGYSTSTTTLGSGFNIPAGVAVDAAGNVYIGDQNNNVVKKIPGGTGTPIVIASGFSTPDGVAVDAQGNIYVADDGNNLVKEIPYSNGIYGTPIVLGVGFSFLQPFDVAVDTKGNVYVADRGNNAVEEIPVGGGTPFAIGSGFSTPTGVAVDAYGNVYVADNGHSAVKMIPVGGGAPITLGSGFANPFTVSVDGSGNVFVADYGNKLVKEIPVNGGPIITLGSGYSFIFGTATDNLNNVYVTDYGHNAVKKIQPTGGYYINPALPLGLSFNNTTGTISGTPVLASPATNYTVTAYNQYGYNSTTINITVNAVAMSYGNSRIYKAGVAITPTTPTGSGGVAPPGYSSSTTTLGSGFNIPAGVAVDAAGNVYIGDQNNNVVKKIPGGTGTPIVIGTGFNTPDGIAIDAQGNVFVADDGNNLVKEIPANGGAIITLGSGFLQPFDVAVDTKGNVYVADRGNNAVKEIPVGGGAPFAIGSGFTTPTGVAVDAYGNVYVADFGNSAIKKIPVGGGAPITLGSGFSTPFGVAVDGTGNVFVTDYGNKLVKEIPANGLGITTVGSGYSFIFGVATDNLNNVYVTDYGHNAVKKIQPTGGFYINPALPLGLSFDNTTGTISGTPLVASPSTDYKITAYNQYGGNSYTLNITVTAVTMSYAGPKTYVAGTTITPLNPAGSGGAAAPAYSSSTTTLGSGFNIPAGVAVDAAGNVYIGDQNNNVVKKIPGGTGTPIVIGTGFNTPDGIAIDAQGNVFVADDGNNLVKEIPANGGAIITLGSGFLQPFNVAVDTKGNVYVADRGNNAVKVIPVGGGATYAIGSGFTTPTGVAVDAYGNVYVADFGNSAIKKIPVGGGAPITLGSGFSTPFGVAVDGSGNVFVTDYGNKLVKEIAANGGAITTVGSGYSFLFGVTTDVYNNVFVTDYGNNAVKKIQPTGGYYINPALPLGLVFNNTTGSITGTPVAASPATNYTITAYNQYGYNSTTVNIAVNAVSMSYASPQTFFAGTAITPVSPTGGGAAAPAYSSSTTTLGSGFNIPAGVAVDAAGNVYIGDQNNNVVKKIPGGTGTPIVVGTGFNTPDGIAIDAQGNIFVADDGNNLVKEIPANGGAIITLGSGFLQPFDVAVDIKGNVYVADRGNNAVKEIPVGGGAVITLGSGFTTPTGVAVDAYGNVYVADFGNSAIKKIPVGGGLPITLGSGFSTPFGVAVDGTGNVFVTDYGHKLVKEIAANGGAITTVGSGYSFLFGVTTDIYNNVYVTDYGNNAVKKIQPTGGYYINPALPLGLSFNNTTGAISGTPTVLTPPANYMVTSYNGYGSNSSVINLQVIANTSLSSLALSTGTLQPVFSGAVTNYAASVVNSVSSITLTPTTADPSATVTVNGVSVASGTASGAIPLNVGSNIITTVVTATDNSATKTYTVTVTRMLPANANLSSLAISAGTLTPAFATATTSYTATVANAVTSMTVTPKSSDALATITVNGTAVSSGTASGAIPLNVGTNVITTIVTAQNGTTTKTYTVTVTRISNNANLANLQLSTGTLNPVFASGTASYTASVPNSVTSVTVTPTTADATATVTVNGVAVSSGTASGALPLVVGPNTITTIATAQDGVTTLTYTITLTRLLPGNANLSNLTLSAGTLTPAFATATTSYTVSVANSVTSVTVTPKASDALATITVNGTAVSSNTASGAIPLNVGNNVITTIVTAQNGTTTKTYTVTVTRPPSSNADLSNLSLSSGTLTPVFASGTNSYNGSVVNSVTSVTVTPTTSDATATLTVNGAAVSSGTASGAIALNVGPNTITTVVTAQDGVTTKTYTVTLTRMLPANANLSSLAISAGALTPAFATATTSYTASVANAVSSTTVTPKCSDPLASVSVNGTEVSSGFASGPIALSVGTNVITVIVTAQNGTTTKTYTVTVTRAAGAANSLYEPISVTNPTGKPQMIGEELVVRQGLSPNGDGINDFLLIDGIANYPDNKLTIMNRSGQLIFEAKGYDNSTKVFDGHSNKTGAMQLPGTYFYSLDFTVNGTIKHKTGFIILKY, encoded by the coding sequence ATGAGATTAACACTACCTTTTTCAAGCAGATCTTTTTTCCAATTAATTACCGGCAACATATTTTTGCTGATCATCTCGATTTTGTTTTTTGTCCCCAATAATTTATCCGCAGGAGTGAAACCTGTAAATAAATCGGGCAACAACGTTAAGGAAGAACTAAGAAACAAAAAGGTTGCCGACCCGGTTGTTAAGCCGGAAAAAAATGAACCGGGCGCAAAATTCAAAAGCGCTTATTTTTCCGGACCACCAACGGTAAGCTATGCGGGGCCGCAAACCTATTTAGCCGGAACAGCCATAACACCGCTTTCGCCCACCAGTCTTGGTGTTGCTACGCCTTCATACAGTAGTAGTACAACTACATTGGGGTCGGGGTTTAACATTCCTGCGGGCGTGGCTGTAGATGCGCAAGGAAATGTTTATATCGGTGACCAAAACAATAACGTGGTAAAGAAGATCCCGGCTGGTTCTAATACGCCGGTTGTAATTGCTAGCGGTTTTTCGACCCCTGACGGTGTGGCGGTAGATGCACAGGGGAATGTGTTCGTGGCTGACGATGGTAATAATCTTGTTAAAGAGGTTCCATTCTTCAATGGCAACTATGGCACGCCGATAGTGTTAGGCGTGGGTTTTAGTTTTCTGCAACCGTTTGATGTAGCAGTTGATACCAAGGGTAACGTTTATGTTGCTGATCGCGGAAATAATGCTGTGGAAGAGATCCCCGTGGGCGGCGGAACTCCGTTTGCAATCGGATCGGGATTTTCTACCCCCACCGGCGTAGCCGTTGATGCTTTTGGAAATGTATACGTAGCCGATAATGGCAATAGTGCTGTAAAAAAGATTCCCGTTGGAGGAGGTGCACCAATTACTTTAGGTTCTGGCTTCGCAAACCCTTTTACAGTGTCAGTTGATGGGTCAGGTAATGTATTTGTTGCCGACTACGGGCATAAACTAGTAAAGGAAATTCCGGCTGACGGAAGCCCGATAATCACTTTAGGCTCCGGATACAGCTTTATCTTTGGTACCGCTGTCGACATTTTTAATAATGTTTATGTAACCGATTACGGCAATAACGCAGTGAAAAAGATCCAGCCTACCGGCGGCTACTATATCAACCCTGCTTTGCCGGCAGGATTAACTTTTAACAATACTACCGGAGTAATCTCGGGTACTCCAATAGCATCATCACCGGCAACAAACTATACTATTACTGCCTATAATCAATATGGCGGCAATTCAACCATATTAAATATTACTGTTAACGCAGTAGCAATGAGTTATGCCGGCCCTAAAATATATAAGGCGGGTAATGCTATCGCCCCGTTAAGCCCTACCGGCGGCGGTGCAGCCGCGCCCGGGTATAGTACAAGCACTACAACATTAGGTTCAGGCTTTAACATCCCTGCCGGTGTTGCGGTAGATGCTGCAGGCAATGTTTATATTGGCGACCAAAATAACAACGTAGTAAAAAAGATTCCGGGGGGAACAGGTACGCCGATAGTTATAGCCAGTGGATTTTCTACACCGGATGGTGTAGCGGTTGACGCCCAGGGCAATATATACGTTGCAGATGATGGTAACAACCTGGTAAAAGAGATACCGTACAGCAATGGTATATATGGTACGCCAATAGTTTTAGGGGTAGGCTTTAGCTTCCTGCAGCCATTTGATGTGGCGGTGGATACCAAAGGAAATGTATACGTGGCAGATCGCGGCAATAATGCGGTTGAAGAGATCCCTGTAGGCGGCGGTACTCCGTTTGCCATTGGATCGGGCTTTTCAACACCAACAGGCGTAGCCGTAGATGCTTATGGCAATGTTTATGTTGCGGATAACGGTCACAGTGCAGTTAAAATGATACCGGTAGGAGGCGGAGCGCCAATCACTTTAGGTTCTGGTTTTGCGAATCCTTTTACAGTGAGTGTTGACGGTTCAGGTAATGTATTTGTGGCCGATTACGGCAATAAACTGGTAAAGGAGATTCCTGTTAATGGAGGACCTATTATTACGTTAGGCTCTGGTTACAGCTTTATATTTGGTACAGCTACAGATAATTTAAATAATGTTTATGTGACCGATTATGGCCATAATGCTGTAAAAAAGATACAGCCCACCGGCGGTTATTATATCAACCCCGCATTACCTTTAGGTTTAAGCTTCAATAACACAACCGGAACGATCAGTGGTACGCCAGTGCTTGCGTCCCCGGCAACTAATTATACCGTAACGGCATATAATCAATACGGTTATAATTCAACAACAATAAATATTACGGTGAATGCCGTGGCAATGAGTTACGGCAATTCCAGAATTTATAAGGCAGGGGTTGCAATTACCCCAACAACCCCTACCGGCAGTGGTGGCGTTGCGCCTCCTGGTTACAGCAGCAGTACAACAACATTAGGGTCGGGCTTTAATATCCCTGCCGGTGTTGCCGTTGATGCGGCCGGCAACGTGTACATAGGCGATCAGAATAATAACGTAGTAAAAAAGATTCCGGGCGGCACTGGTACACCGATAGTTATCGGCACTGGCTTTAATACGCCGGATGGAATAGCAATAGACGCACAGGGCAACGTTTTTGTAGCTGATGACGGCAATAACCTGGTAAAGGAGATCCCTGCTAACGGCGGTGCTATCATTACTTTAGGTTCTGGCTTTTTGCAGCCCTTTGATGTGGCTGTAGACACCAAAGGAAATGTTTACGTGGCAGACCGCGGCAACAATGCGGTAAAAGAGATTCCTGTGGGCGGTGGCGCTCCGTTCGCTATAGGCTCTGGCTTTACCACGCCGACGGGTGTAGCAGTTGATGCATATGGGAATGTTTATGTAGCTGATTTTGGCAATAGCGCGATCAAAAAGATTCCTGTGGGCGGCGGCGCACCGATAACCCTTGGTTCTGGTTTTAGCACGCCATTTGGCGTGGCTGTGGACGGCACAGGTAATGTATTTGTAACGGATTATGGCAACAAACTGGTAAAGGAAATACCGGCGAATGGGTTAGGGATTACTACGGTAGGCTCAGGGTATAGTTTTATCTTTGGCGTAGCAACAGATAATTTAAATAATGTATACGTAACCGATTACGGACACAATGCAGTTAAAAAGATCCAGCCAACCGGCGGCTTTTATATCAACCCGGCATTGCCATTAGGCTTAAGCTTCGACAATACTACCGGAACGATCAGCGGAACGCCATTGGTTGCATCTCCTTCAACTGACTATAAAATAACAGCGTATAATCAATACGGTGGCAATTCATACACACTCAATATTACAGTTACAGCGGTAACGATGAGTTATGCCGGCCCAAAGACATATGTGGCGGGAACAACCATCACACCGTTAAACCCTGCAGGCAGCGGTGGCGCCGCAGCGCCAGCGTACAGCAGCAGCACAACGACATTGGGGTCGGGCTTTAATATCCCGGCCGGGGTGGCGGTAGATGCGGCAGGCAATGTTTATATAGGTGATCAGAATAATAACGTAGTAAAAAAGATTCCGGGCGGAACCGGTACGCCAATCGTTATCGGCACTGGCTTTAATACGCCGGATGGAATAGCAATCGATGCACAGGGCAACGTCTTTGTGGCTGATGACGGCAATAACCTGGTAAAAGAGATCCCGGCCAATGGCGGTGCGATCATTACTTTAGGTTCAGGGTTTTTGCAGCCATTCAACGTGGCTGTAGATACCAAAGGTAATGTGTATGTGGCCGACCGCGGCAACAACGCTGTAAAAGTAATCCCTGTTGGCGGAGGCGCTACATATGCTATAGGTTCCGGCTTTACCACCCCAACAGGCGTAGCGGTAGACGCATATGGAAATGTTTACGTAGCTGATTTTGGCAACAGTGCGATCAAAAAGATCCCAGTTGGAGGCGGCGCACCAATAACCCTTGGCTCTGGTTTTAGTACCCCTTTCGGTGTTGCGGTTGACGGCTCGGGTAATGTATTTGTGACAGATTACGGCAATAAGCTTGTAAAGGAGATCGCTGCTAACGGTGGTGCGATCACCACCGTAGGTTCAGGCTACAGCTTTTTGTTTGGGGTTACAACAGATGTGTATAATAATGTATTTGTGACCGATTATGGCAATAACGCGGTAAAAAAGATCCAGCCAACCGGCGGCTATTATATTAACCCGGCGCTGCCATTGGGTCTTGTATTTAACAATACTACAGGATCCATCACAGGTACACCTGTTGCGGCATCTCCGGCAACTAATTACACGATAACTGCCTACAATCAATATGGCTATAATTCAACCACGGTAAATATTGCGGTTAATGCCGTATCAATGAGTTATGCCAGTCCACAAACTTTTTTTGCGGGCACAGCAATTACGCCGGTCAGCCCTACAGGAGGCGGCGCAGCAGCACCGGCTTATAGCAGCAGCACAACAACATTAGGATCGGGCTTTAATATCCCGGCCGGGGTGGCGGTTGATGCGGCAGGCAATGTATATATCGGTGATCAGAATAATAACGTAGTAAAAAAGATCCCCGGCGGTACCGGTACGCCAATAGTGGTTGGTACTGGCTTTAATACACCGGATGGAATCGCGATAGATGCACAGGGTAATATTTTTGTGGCTGATGACGGCAATAACCTGGTAAAAGAGATTCCTGCTAACGGCGGTGCTATCATTACTTTAGGTTCTGGTTTTTTGCAGCCCTTTGATGTTGCAGTAGACATCAAAGGAAATGTTTACGTGGCCGATCGTGGCAATAATGCTGTAAAAGAGATTCCTGTTGGCGGTGGCGCCGTTATTACCTTAGGGTCTGGTTTTACCACGCCGACCGGGGTAGCAGTAGATGCCTATGGAAATGTTTACGTTGCTGACTTTGGAAACAGCGCGATCAAAAAGATCCCTGTTGGCGGCGGCTTACCTATTACCCTTGGCTCTGGTTTTAGCACGCCATTCGGTGTGGCTGTTGACGGTACAGGTAATGTTTTTGTGACTGATTACGGGCATAAACTAGTAAAGGAGATCGCTGCCAATGGCGGTGCGATCACCACCGTTGGATCTGGCTACAGCTTTTTGTTCGGTGTAACAACAGATATTTATAATAATGTTTATGTGACCGATTATGGCAATAATGCGGTCAAAAAGATCCAGCCAACCGGCGGTTATTATATCAACCCTGCACTTCCTTTAGGTTTAAGCTTTAACAATACCACGGGCGCGATCAGCGGCACGCCTACGGTACTGACTCCGCCTGCAAATTATATGGTTACGTCTTATAACGGTTACGGAAGCAATTCCTCGGTTATAAATCTTCAGGTAATTGCGAATACATCGCTGTCAAGCCTGGCATTAAGCACAGGAACATTGCAACCTGTTTTCTCGGGTGCTGTCACCAACTACGCTGCGTCTGTCGTAAATTCGGTATCATCAATAACACTTACGCCAACCACAGCTGATCCATCAGCTACAGTAACTGTTAATGGTGTCTCAGTTGCCTCAGGTACAGCCTCAGGCGCTATTCCATTGAATGTGGGTTCGAACATCATTACTACCGTTGTAACAGCAACAGATAACTCAGCAACCAAAACCTATACGGTTACCGTCACACGCATGTTGCCCGCCAATGCAAATCTTTCAAGTTTGGCAATAAGCGCAGGTACGTTAACGCCGGCATTTGCAACGGCCACCACCAGTTACACCGCAACCGTAGCGAATGCGGTAACCTCGATGACAGTAACACCGAAATCAAGTGATGCACTGGCAACAATTACAGTGAACGGTACAGCGGTAAGTTCAGGTACCGCCTCGGGCGCTATTCCTTTAAATGTAGGTACTAATGTGATCACTACGATAGTAACAGCCCAAAACGGTACTACTACCAAAACGTATACGGTAACTGTTACCCGGATATCAAACAACGCAAACCTTGCCAATCTTCAATTAAGCACAGGCACGCTTAACCCGGTATTTGCATCCGGCACCGCCAGTTATACAGCTTCGGTACCCAATTCTGTCACCTCAGTAACGGTAACGCCTACCACCGCCGACGCCACCGCCACGGTTACGGTAAATGGCGTAGCCGTAAGTTCGGGTACAGCTTCAGGCGCCCTTCCTTTAGTTGTCGGTCCTAATACCATTACAACAATTGCAACGGCACAGGATGGGGTAACCACGCTAACCTATACGATAACGTTAACACGGTTACTGCCTGGTAATGCTAATCTTTCCAATTTAACCCTAAGCGCAGGGACGTTAACGCCTGCATTTGCAACAGCAACTACCAGTTATACTGTATCAGTAGCCAATTCGGTAACTTCGGTAACCGTGACTCCAAAAGCCAGTGATGCACTGGCAACGATAACAGTTAATGGTACTGCCGTAAGTAGCAATACGGCATCAGGCGCTATACCTTTAAATGTGGGTAATAATGTAATTACTACCATAGTAACCGCTCAGAACGGCACCACCACCAAAACCTATACGGTAACCGTAACACGGCCACCTTCAAGCAATGCTGATTTATCAAACTTGAGCTTGAGCAGCGGAACCTTAACACCCGTATTCGCATCCGGCACCAACAGTTATAACGGATCAGTGGTGAATTCAGTAACTTCGGTAACCGTAACGCCAACCACCAGTGACGCTACGGCAACCCTAACAGTAAATGGTGCGGCCGTAAGTTCGGGTACCGCCTCAGGTGCTATTGCTTTAAATGTAGGGCCAAACACCATTACCACTGTAGTTACAGCCCAGGATGGAGTAACCACCAAAACCTATACGGTAACGCTAACACGGATGCTGCCCGCCAATGCCAACCTTTCCAGTTTAGCAATAAGCGCAGGGGCATTAACGCCTGCATTTGCAACAGCAACTACCAGCTACACGGCATCAGTAGCCAATGCAGTTTCCTCGACAACGGTAACTCCAAAATGCAGCGATCCGCTTGCATCGGTAAGTGTAAATGGCACGGAAGTAAGTTCAGGCTTTGCATCGGGCCCAATTGCACTGAGTGTTGGTACTAACGTTATAACTGTAATCGTTACCGCCCAAAACGGTACCACCACCAAAACCTATACAGTAACGGTAACCCGTGCAGCGGGGGCAGCGAATTCGCTTTATGAACCAATAAGTGTAACCAATCCAACCGGAAAGCCACAAATGATAGGAGAGGAGCTTGTAGTACGCCAGGGATTATCGCCCAATGGTGATGGCATTAATGACTTCCTGCTGATAGACGGGATCGCCAATTATCCGGATAACAAACTGACGATAATGAACCGCAGCGGGCAATTGATCTTCGAAGCCAAAGGGTATGACAACAGCACGAAGGTGTTTGACGGACACTCCAACAAAACCGGCGCTATGCAATTGCCCGGTACCTATTTTTATTCACTTGATTTTACCGTAAACGGCACAATCAAACATAAAACAGGGTTTATCATATTGAAATATTAA
- a CDS encoding AAA family ATPase — MEDINSNGGHLSTDALSGSSSYSTDIRAINEMIQRESAFVDLLKMEMDKVIVGQKYMVERLLIGLLADGHILLEGVPGLAKTLAINTLSKAIQADFSRIQFTPDLLPADLVGTMIYNQKKEEFIVRKGPVFSNFVLADEINRAPAKVQSALLEAMQERQVTIGDNTFALPNPFLVLATQNPIEQEGTYPLPEAQVDRFMLKVVIGYPSREDEKLIIRANVNPQGMLKPKPVVHPDEIVRARKVVREVYMDEKIEQYIIDIVFATRYPEQYKLANYKNLISFGASPRASINLALAAKAYAFIKRRGYVIPEDVRAICHDVLRHRIGLTYEAEAENMTTENIITGILNAVIVP; from the coding sequence ATGGAAGATATAAATAGTAACGGCGGGCATCTTTCAACCGATGCATTGTCCGGTAGTTCATCGTATTCAACAGATATAAGGGCCATTAACGAAATGATACAGCGTGAAAGCGCCTTTGTTGATCTTTTGAAAATGGAGATGGATAAAGTGATCGTCGGCCAGAAGTATATGGTTGAGCGTTTACTGATTGGTTTGTTGGCTGACGGGCACATCCTTTTGGAAGGCGTGCCGGGTTTGGCAAAAACACTGGCGATTAATACCCTGTCAAAAGCCATACAGGCAGATTTCAGCCGCATTCAGTTCACACCTGATTTGTTACCCGCCGATTTGGTTGGAACGATGATCTACAATCAAAAAAAGGAGGAATTTATTGTACGCAAAGGGCCTGTATTTTCGAATTTTGTACTGGCAGACGAAATAAACCGTGCACCGGCTAAAGTACAAAGCGCTTTGCTGGAGGCCATGCAGGAGAGACAGGTTACCATTGGCGATAATACTTTCGCACTGCCAAACCCTTTCCTTGTACTTGCTACGCAAAACCCGATTGAGCAGGAAGGCACTTACCCGCTTCCCGAAGCGCAGGTTGACCGCTTTATGCTGAAAGTGGTTATTGGCTATCCCTCCAGGGAAGATGAGAAACTGATCATACGGGCTAACGTAAACCCGCAAGGTATGTTAAAGCCAAAACCTGTTGTTCATCCAGACGAAATTGTGAGGGCAAGAAAGGTAGTGCGTGAGGTTTACATGGATGAGAAAATTGAGCAATACATTATTGATATTGTTTTTGCAACGCGTTATCCGGAGCAATATAAATTAGCGAATTATAAAAACCTCATTAGTTTTGGCGCATCGCCAAGGGCAAGCATTAACCTTGCACTGGCAGCCAAGGCCTATGCCTTTATTAAACGCAGGGGGTATGTAATACCCGAAGACGTACGGGCAATTTGCCATGACGTGCTGCGGCACCGTATTGGCCTTACCTATGAGGCCGAAGCTGAAAACATGACCACCGAAAATATTATTACAGGGATTTTGAATGCGGTTATAGTACCGTAA
- a CDS encoding DUF58 domain-containing protein, with protein sequence MARDTKELLKKVRKIEIKTRGMSNHIFSGEYHSAFKGRGMAFSEVREYQVGDEIRTIDWNVTARFNHPYVKVFDEERELTVMLLMDVSASENFGTITQQKQDLATEICAVLAFSAIQNNDKVGVIFFSDKIEKFIPPKKGRSHILMIIRELIDFKPENKGTNVAEALKYFTSAIKKKCTAFIISDFMSPEFENELKIANKKHDIIALRLFDKHEEEFPDLGLIPVKDEETDEIFWVNTGDKKVRDAFKIDALKRNARLKEVFSHSGVDATEIGTHESYVKPLMTLFKKRERRR encoded by the coding sequence ATGGCAAGAGACACCAAAGAACTGCTGAAAAAAGTAAGGAAGATCGAAATAAAAACCAGGGGGATGAGTAACCACATCTTTTCTGGCGAATACCACTCGGCTTTTAAAGGCAGGGGTATGGCTTTTAGCGAGGTGCGGGAATACCAGGTAGGAGATGAGATCAGGACGATTGACTGGAACGTTACGGCACGTTTTAATCATCCCTATGTTAAGGTTTTTGATGAAGAGCGCGAGCTTACTGTAATGCTGCTGATGGACGTAAGCGCTTCTGAAAATTTTGGTACCATCACCCAGCAAAAACAAGACCTTGCAACCGAGATTTGCGCCGTACTGGCATTTTCGGCCATACAAAACAATGATAAGGTGGGGGTGATCTTTTTCAGCGATAAAATTGAAAAGTTCATTCCGCCGAAAAAGGGGCGCAGTCATATTTTGATGATCATAAGAGAATTGATCGACTTTAAACCCGAAAATAAAGGCACCAATGTGGCCGAAGCGTTAAAGTATTTTACCAGTGCCATAAAAAAGAAGTGCACCGCCTTTATTATTTCGGATTTTATGAGCCCGGAATTTGAGAACGAACTTAAAATTGCAAATAAAAAGCATGATATTATTGCATTAAGGCTTTTTGATAAGCATGAAGAGGAATTCCCTGATCTGGGGCTGATCCCCGTAAAAGACGAAGAGACGGATGAAATATTCTGGGTGAATACCGGCGATAAAAAAGTGAGGGATGCTTTCAAAATAGATGCGCTAAAAAGAAACGCCCGGCTAAAAGAAGTTTTCAGCCACTCGGGCGTTGACGCGACAGAAATAGGCACGCACGAATCATATGTAAAACCATTAATGACATTATTTAAAAAACGGGAAAGAAGAAGGTGA
- a CDS encoding BatD family protein, with protein MNNRFLNFILALLLLTCLSYKASAQNIQAEAKLQQYTIRIGDQTKLFLSVHQPAKEHVNFPKLTDTVTGKIQVVSANKPDTTYDQNDHSSLTVTQSYTITCFDAGTYTIPSFSIRTAGGVIKTNELTLQVETVKVDTTKAIYDIKQPITVSYTFVDWLKDNWYWIVFPLLVVGLIIGLIWYLRSRPKAEPVVQISKPVVPPHVTALNQLNQLKDKKLWQQEEVKQYYIELSDIIREYLEKRYAIKTHEKTTDEIFDSLKRIIITDTNRSKLKHILVLADLVKFAKEKPLPAENEQSIEIAVDFVVATKQQERPATEGGNQYV; from the coding sequence ATGAATAACCGGTTTTTAAACTTTATCCTGGCTTTACTATTGTTAACTTGTTTAAGTTATAAAGCCAGCGCACAAAACATACAGGCGGAGGCTAAATTACAGCAATACACCATCAGGATAGGCGACCAAACCAAATTATTCCTGAGTGTACACCAGCCCGCTAAAGAACATGTAAATTTTCCGAAGCTTACTGATACTGTAACCGGTAAAATACAGGTGGTAAGTGCCAATAAGCCGGATACCACTTATGACCAGAACGATCATAGCTCATTAACCGTAACGCAAAGTTATACCATTACCTGTTTTGATGCCGGAACCTATACGATACCATCTTTTTCAATCAGAACAGCAGGCGGCGTTATAAAAACGAATGAATTAACACTGCAGGTGGAAACCGTTAAAGTAGATACCACCAAAGCTATTTATGATATTAAACAGCCCATAACCGTTAGCTATACTTTTGTAGACTGGCTAAAGGATAATTGGTATTGGATTGTTTTTCCTTTGCTTGTTGTTGGGTTAATTATAGGCCTGATATGGTATTTGCGCAGCAGGCCAAAAGCCGAACCGGTGGTACAAATATCCAAACCGGTTGTGCCTCCGCATGTAACTGCATTAAACCAGTTAAACCAGCTGAAAGATAAAAAGCTATGGCAGCAGGAAGAAGTAAAACAGTATTATATCGAACTAAGTGATATCATCCGCGAATATCTTGAGAAAAGATATGCCATTAAAACACATGAAAAAACGACCGACGAAATTTTTGACAGTTTAAAGCGCATCATTATAACAGATACAAACAGGAGTAAGTTAAAACATATACTGGTGCTGGCCGACCTGGTGAAGTTTGCCAAAGAAAAGCCATTGCCGGCAGAAAATGAGCAAAGTATAGAAATTGCTGTTGATTTTGTTGTTGCCACAAAGCAACAGGAACGGCCTGCAACGGAAGGAGGCAATCAGTATGTTTAG